A stretch of Prunus dulcis chromosome 6, ALMONDv2, whole genome shotgun sequence DNA encodes these proteins:
- the LOC117629653 gene encoding 50S ribosomal protein L18 has protein sequence MTVVKRYVLRLFISLKYITANVVDRNNGRIVTSASTVEHSIKGSLECGRSCNAKAASVVGEVLAKRLKVDGLDQGQGRGIHVNVNNELEKKGFKNRTKIWAIVNALKNNGVKLVLDDNDENTSRPSY, from the coding sequence ATGACGGTTGTGAAGCGGTATGTACTGCGTCTGTTCATATCCTTGAAGTACATTACAGCAAACGTGGTGGATAGAAACAATGGCCGGATTGTTACATCAGCATCTACAGTTGAACATTCAATCAAGGGCTCGCTTGAGTGTGGTCGGTCTTGCAATGCAAAGGCAGCGTCAGTTGTTGGAGAGGTGTTGGCTAAGAGACTCAAGGTGGATGGTCTTGACCAGGGGCAGGGACGAGGGATTCACGTTAATGTAAATAATGAACTTGAGAAGAAGGGTTTTAAGAACCGCACCAAGATTTGGGCCATTGTCAATGCTCTTAAGAACAATGGAGTCAAACTCGTTCTTGATGATAACGATGAAAATACATCTCGACCAAGTTACTAA